In the genome of Deltaproteobacteria bacterium, one region contains:
- a CDS encoding UDP-N-acetylmuramate--L-alanine ligase: MNRYKKARKVHFVGIGGSGMNGIAEVLINLGHRVSGSDLKETAVTERLRDLGAQVYLGHCEANVKDVDVVVISSAVSRDNPEVRSAEARLIPVIRRAEMLAELMRMKYGIAVAGAHGKTTTTSMIATVLGYGGIDPTIVIGGRLNSLGSNARLGQSDFLVAEADESDGSFLQLSPTVAVVTNIDAEHLDFYGSLEKIESTFLEFINKVPFYGLSILCVDDLHVQGLIPGVKKRFFTYGTSAQVDLRASRIRQNGLKSFFEVTLCGKSIGEFELGAPGLHNVLNALAAIAVGVELGLTPDVIREGLTTYAGVQRRFTLVGEAGGIRIVDDYGHHPTEIQATLSVARGMQAGRVVTIFQPHRYTRTRDHLEEFATAFNQTDLLVLTEIYAAGETPIPGVTAEGLMRGIQGHGHRDVTLIPKKEEIVDHLLSRLQPGDLVLTLGAGDIYKVGEELLRRLGEA, from the coding sequence ATGAACCGATACAAGAAGGCCCGGAAAGTCCATTTCGTCGGGATCGGCGGCTCGGGAATGAACGGAATCGCCGAGGTGCTGATCAATCTGGGACACCGTGTCAGCGGGTCCGATCTCAAGGAGACGGCGGTGACGGAGCGGCTCCGGGATCTGGGGGCACAGGTTTATCTCGGCCATTGTGAGGCCAATGTCAAGGATGTGGACGTGGTGGTGATCTCTTCGGCGGTCTCCCGGGACAATCCGGAGGTTCGGTCGGCCGAGGCCCGGTTAATCCCGGTCATCCGCCGGGCGGAGATGTTGGCGGAGCTGATGCGGATGAAATACGGGATTGCCGTGGCCGGCGCCCATGGAAAGACGACGACGACCTCCATGATTGCGACGGTCCTCGGATACGGGGGGATCGACCCGACCATCGTAATCGGCGGACGGCTGAACAGTCTCGGAAGCAACGCACGGCTCGGGCAGAGCGATTTTCTGGTCGCCGAGGCCGACGAGTCGGACGGCTCTTTCCTGCAGCTTTCTCCCACCGTCGCCGTGGTGACCAACATCGATGCGGAGCATCTCGATTTTTACGGGAGCCTGGAGAAGATCGAAAGTACCTTTCTTGAATTTATCAACAAGGTCCCTTTTTACGGGCTCTCCATACTCTGCGTCGACGACCTGCACGTACAGGGGCTGATCCCCGGCGTGAAGAAGCGGTTCTTTACCTACGGCACATCCGCCCAGGTTGATCTGAGGGCTTCCCGTATCCGTCAGAACGGTTTGAAAAGTTTTTTTGAAGTGACCTTGTGCGGGAAATCAATCGGAGAATTCGAACTGGGAGCCCCCGGACTCCACAACGTTCTCAACGCCTTGGCGGCCATTGCCGTAGGGGTGGAACTGGGGCTGACCCCGGACGTGATCCGGGAGGGACTCACGACCTATGCCGGTGTGCAGCGCCGCTTCACGCTTGTCGGAGAGGCCGGAGGGATCCGGATCGTCGATGATTACGGTCACCACCCTACGGAGATTCAGGCGACCCTGTCGGTGGCGAGAGGAATGCAGGCCGGTCGCGTGGTCACGATTTTTCAGCCGCATCGCTACACCCGGACACGGGACCACCTCGAAGAGTTTGCCACCGCCTTCAATCAGACCGATCTTCTCGTGCTGACGGAAATCTATGCGGCGGGAGAGACCCCGATTCCCGGTGTGACCGCCGAGGGACTGATGCGGGGGATCCAGGGACATGGGCACCGGGATGTGACCTTGATCCCGAAGAAGGAGGAGATCGTGGATCACCTTCTTTCCCGTCTGCAGCCGGGAGACCTTGTCTTGACCCTGGGGGCCGGCGATATCTATAAGGTTGGAGAGGAATTGCTGCGGAGATTGGGCGAGGCGTGA
- the murG gene encoding undecaprenyldiphospho-muramoylpentapeptide beta-N-acetylglucosaminyltransferase: protein MRAVIAGGGTGGHLYPGITLAREILRRDPEGAILFVGTEGGLETRILPKEGFDLETIPVSGLKGKRKGEQLRAFLQLPFALLRSLSILRSFRPDVVVGVGGYASGPLAFGGFLSGRRIVLQEQNSVPGLTNRLLGWIADRVYTAYDEAAESFPKRKVRKLGNPIRSLQWEGDSGSARTFFGLDPELPLVLVIGGSRGAHAVNTAVMEMVRKMKGNDPEIQFLHQTGDADAEAAGQAYREAGVRAVVKAYLYEMAPAYQAADLAISRAGAIALSELCAAGLPAVLIPFPYAADDHQFKNARVLEEAGAARLIAEEELAPERLSAEVRELLGNREVLARMSNAARQCARPAAAKDLVDDLERMMAEER, encoded by the coding sequence ATGAGGGCCGTTATTGCCGGCGGGGGAACGGGAGGTCATCTCTATCCGGGGATCACGCTGGCCCGGGAGATCCTCCGCCGGGATCCCGAAGGTGCGATCCTTTTTGTCGGTACGGAGGGAGGACTGGAAACCCGGATCCTCCCGAAAGAGGGGTTTGATTTGGAAACGATTCCCGTGAGTGGTCTGAAGGGAAAGAGAAAAGGGGAACAGCTGCGGGCGTTTCTGCAACTTCCCTTTGCCCTTCTCCGTTCCCTGTCGATCCTGAGGTCCTTCCGGCCCGATGTGGTGGTCGGCGTCGGCGGGTATGCCTCGGGTCCTCTGGCTTTCGGGGGGTTTTTGTCCGGCCGGAGGATCGTTCTTCAGGAACAGAACAGTGTCCCCGGTTTGACGAACCGCCTCCTGGGATGGATTGCAGACCGGGTTTATACCGCCTACGACGAAGCGGCGGAATCTTTTCCGAAGCGGAAGGTGCGGAAGCTCGGCAATCCGATCCGATCGCTTCAATGGGAAGGGGACTCCGGATCGGCCAGAACCTTCTTCGGTCTGGACCCGGAACTTCCCTTGGTCCTGGTCATCGGCGGAAGCCGGGGAGCGCATGCAGTGAACACGGCGGTGATGGAGATGGTGCGGAAAATGAAAGGAAACGATCCGGAGATTCAGTTCCTCCATCAGACCGGGGATGCCGATGCGGAAGCGGCAGGACAGGCTTACCGGGAGGCCGGAGTCCGGGCGGTGGTGAAAGCTTATCTCTACGAAATGGCGCCGGCCTATCAGGCGGCGGATCTGGCCATCTCCCGTGCCGGGGCGATCGCTCTTTCCGAACTGTGTGCGGCGGGACTTCCTGCGGTACTGATCCCCTTTCCTTATGCGGCCGACGATCATCAGTTCAAGAACGCCCGGGTGCTGGAAGAGGCCGGTGCCGCCAGGCTGATTGCCGAGGAGGAGTTGGCCCCGGAGCGCTTGTCTGCCGAAGTTCGGGAGTTGCTGGGAAACCGGGAGGTGCTGGCCCGGATGAGCAATGCTGCCCGGCAGTGTGCGCGGCCTGCGGCTGCAAAAGATCTGGTGGACGATCTGGAACGGATGATGGCAGAGGAACGATGA
- the ftsW gene encoding putative lipid II flippase FtsW, with amino-acid sequence MKKSFDKILMADVLFLCVLGVVMVYSASAYMAMDLYHDEYFFLKREMIFALLGLCGMFLAANFNYVHLRYFVFPFLGLCLFLMILVLIPGIGVKVGGAQRWLQVGGVKFQPSEMTKLGLILYMAHSLKKKEGKIKDFAYGFTPYVVILGVFFMLMLLQPDLGTAVSLAAVVMLMLFMAGTRLRYLFSLVLVSIPLLYVLIMGAAYRRRRFMAFLHPWKDAAGAGFQIIQSFLAIGSGGVIGTGLAQGHQERLFLPEPHTDFIFAIIGEELGFIGAVIVVAAFAIFLYRGMLIALRSVDPFGRYLALGLTGMVSIQALLNLSVVVGLLPTKGLTLPLLSYGGSSLLMTFIGVGILLNISKWTRER; translated from the coding sequence ATGAAGAAGTCCTTTGACAAGATTCTCATGGCCGATGTTCTCTTCCTCTGTGTTCTGGGGGTGGTCATGGTCTATTCAGCCAGCGCCTACATGGCCATGGACCTCTACCACGATGAATACTTTTTTCTGAAGCGGGAGATGATCTTCGCACTCCTCGGGCTTTGCGGGATGTTCCTCGCTGCAAATTTCAACTATGTCCATCTTCGTTATTTCGTTTTTCCCTTTCTGGGACTCTGTCTGTTCCTGATGATCCTGGTCCTGATCCCCGGCATCGGGGTCAAGGTCGGCGGAGCCCAGCGGTGGCTGCAGGTCGGCGGGGTGAAGTTCCAGCCGTCGGAGATGACCAAGCTGGGCTTGATCCTCTACATGGCGCATTCCCTGAAGAAAAAGGAGGGAAAGATCAAGGACTTCGCCTACGGTTTTACCCCCTACGTGGTCATCCTGGGAGTCTTTTTCATGCTCATGCTTTTGCAGCCCGATCTCGGGACGGCCGTCAGTCTTGCTGCGGTGGTCATGCTGATGCTCTTCATGGCGGGGACGCGGCTTCGCTACCTCTTTTCGCTCGTTCTCGTGTCGATTCCTCTCCTCTATGTTCTGATCATGGGAGCGGCCTACCGGCGCCGCCGTTTCATGGCCTTTCTGCATCCCTGGAAGGATGCCGCCGGTGCGGGGTTCCAGATTATCCAGTCCTTTCTCGCCATCGGCAGCGGGGGGGTGATCGGGACAGGTCTTGCCCAGGGACATCAGGAACGACTGTTCCTGCCGGAGCCGCACACCGATTTCATCTTTGCCATCATCGGAGAGGAACTCGGCTTTATCGGGGCGGTCATCGTGGTGGCGGCCTTTGCGATCTTTTTGTACCGGGGGATGCTGATCGCCCTTCGGTCCGTCGACCCCTTCGGCCGCTATCTCGCCCTTGGGTTGACGGGGATGGTTTCCATCCAGGCACTGTTAAACCTGAGCGTGGTTGTCGGCCTGCTGCCGACGAAGGGGTTGACCCTGCCGCTGCTCAGTTATGGAGGATCTTCGCTCCTCATGACCTTTATCGGAGTCGGGATTCTTTTGAATATCTCGAAGTGGACGCGGGAAAGATGA
- the murD gene encoding UDP-N-acetylmuramoyl-L-alanine--D-glutamate ligase, translated as MQTLNVEGRLEMDVREKKIVVVGLARSGIAAANVLLDRGAHVRVTDAKPRDLLSSALAQLSPGISVETGGHGETDFMDADLIVVSPGVPLSTGPLMEARKKGVEIISEVELGYRLLPGTYIGVTGTNGKSTTTSLIGAMLRADGREVDVCGNIGTPLTSLVGNEGAPPDRVVELSSFQLEGIASFRSHVAVLLNLSPDHLNRYPGMEEYAAAKARIFRNQGEGDFAVMNFDDDRCVALAGDLRAQVVPVSRQREVAGGVYAAGGKMISELPLFRGEILPVEAIRIPGLHNLENALAASAAALVSGCTLSAVRSALQEFPGLPHRMESVGEVAGVRFINDSKGTNVGAVVRSLESIKVPVHLIAGGQGKGSDYRDLRTAVTERVATLVLIGEAANRMEQDLTGTTRIERAASMEEAVRRAFESAHPGDVVLLSPGCASFDMFTDFEERGAVFCAEVARLKGEQ; from the coding sequence GTGCAGACCTTAAACGTGGAAGGCCGATTGGAGATGGACGTCCGGGAAAAGAAGATCGTTGTGGTGGGGCTGGCCCGTTCCGGGATTGCCGCGGCCAACGTCCTTCTGGATCGAGGTGCGCACGTCCGGGTGACCGATGCCAAACCGAGGGATCTTCTTTCGTCCGCTCTGGCGCAACTTTCTCCGGGTATTTCCGTGGAGACGGGCGGCCACGGAGAGACGGACTTCATGGATGCGGACCTGATCGTGGTAAGTCCCGGCGTTCCCCTGTCAACCGGCCCTCTCATGGAAGCCCGAAAGAAAGGGGTGGAGATCATCAGCGAGGTTGAGCTTGGCTATCGTCTCCTTCCGGGAACCTACATCGGGGTGACCGGCACGAACGGAAAATCGACGACGACCTCGCTGATCGGCGCCATGCTGCGGGCGGATGGACGCGAAGTCGACGTTTGCGGGAACATCGGGACCCCCCTGACGAGTCTTGTCGGGAACGAGGGAGCGCCTCCCGACCGGGTGGTTGAACTGAGCAGTTTTCAGTTGGAAGGGATCGCCTCCTTCCGTTCCCATGTGGCGGTCCTGTTGAACCTGTCGCCGGACCATCTCAATCGTTATCCAGGGATGGAAGAGTATGCCGCCGCCAAGGCCCGCATCTTCAGGAATCAGGGGGAAGGTGACTTTGCCGTGATGAATTTTGATGACGACCGCTGTGTCGCTCTGGCCGGAGACCTTCGGGCACAGGTTGTGCCGGTGAGCCGGCAGCGGGAAGTTGCCGGGGGAGTTTATGCCGCAGGAGGCAAAATGATCTCCGAACTTCCGCTGTTCCGGGGAGAGATCCTTCCCGTTGAGGCGATCCGGATCCCCGGTCTCCATAACCTGGAGAATGCCCTGGCCGCTTCCGCCGCGGCCCTGGTCTCCGGCTGCACGCTTTCGGCGGTCCGGTCGGCTTTGCAGGAATTTCCGGGTCTGCCCCACCGGATGGAGTCGGTCGGGGAAGTGGCGGGGGTCCGGTTCATCAACGATTCCAAGGGGACCAATGTGGGCGCCGTGGTCCGTTCCCTGGAGAGCATCAAGGTCCCGGTCCACCTCATTGCGGGGGGGCAGGGCAAGGGGAGCGATTACCGGGATCTGCGGACGGCCGTAACCGAAAGGGTCGCGACGCTCGTTCTGATCGGGGAGGCGGCGAACCGGATGGAGCAGGACCTGACCGGTACGACGAGGATTGAACGTGCGGCGTCGATGGAAGAGGCCGTGCGGAGAGCTTTTGAGTCGGCCCATCCGGGTGATGTCGTTCTCCTTTCTCCGGGGTGCGCCAGTTTTGACATGTTCACCGATTTCGAGGAACGGGGAGCGGTTTTCTGCGCCGAGGTCGCGCGCTTGAAGGGTGAACAATGA
- a CDS encoding phospho-N-acetylmuramoyl-pentapeptide-transferase, protein MLYHLLYPLHESIKIFNVFRYITFRTVVAALTSLLVSLAVGPFLINRLKQYHVGQKIRMLGPQNHQKKSGTPTMGGLLILISIFVSMLLWADLTNRYVWLVLTATLGFGLIGLLDDSIKLAKNRSEGLRPREKFALQIVLSFVICLILILYPEDSITTSLPLPFFKKAMPDLGWFYLPFAMFVIVGTSNAVNLTDGLDGLAIGPVMIASLVYAVIVYATGNVKFANYLQIPYVKGVGELTLFCFSMTGASLGFLWFNTYPASVFMGDIGSLALGAAIGTVAVISKHEILLILIGGIFVIEALSVIIQVASFKLTGRRVFKMAPIHHHYELKGWAEPKIIVRFWIISIILALMALGTLKLR, encoded by the coding sequence ATGCTCTATCATCTCCTCTATCCATTACATGAATCGATTAAGATTTTCAACGTCTTCCGGTATATCACCTTCCGGACCGTTGTTGCGGCCCTGACCTCTCTGCTGGTCAGCCTGGCCGTCGGTCCCTTCCTGATCAATCGTCTGAAACAGTATCATGTCGGGCAGAAGATCCGGATGCTCGGTCCGCAGAACCATCAGAAAAAATCGGGGACCCCGACCATGGGGGGACTGCTGATCCTGATCTCCATTTTTGTCTCGATGCTCCTCTGGGCGGATCTGACCAACCGGTATGTCTGGTTGGTCCTGACGGCCACTCTCGGATTCGGGCTGATCGGTTTACTCGACGATTCCATCAAACTTGCGAAGAATCGTTCCGAAGGTCTTCGCCCCCGGGAGAAGTTCGCCCTTCAGATTGTTCTCTCCTTTGTGATCTGCCTGATCCTGATCCTTTATCCGGAGGACTCCATTACCACCAGCCTGCCTCTTCCGTTTTTCAAGAAGGCGATGCCCGACCTGGGATGGTTCTATCTTCCCTTTGCCATGTTCGTTATTGTGGGAACGTCCAACGCCGTGAATCTTACCGACGGACTTGACGGACTTGCCATCGGGCCGGTGATGATCGCCTCTCTCGTCTATGCCGTCATCGTCTATGCCACCGGGAATGTGAAGTTCGCCAATTATCTCCAGATCCCCTATGTCAAGGGGGTGGGGGAACTCACCCTCTTCTGCTTTTCCATGACCGGCGCCAGTCTCGGTTTTCTCTGGTTCAATACCTATCCCGCCTCGGTTTTTATGGGGGATATCGGGTCCCTTGCGTTGGGCGCGGCGATCGGTACGGTGGCGGTGATCAGCAAGCATGAGATCCTGTTGATCCTGATCGGCGGGATCTTTGTGATCGAGGCATTATCGGTGATCATCCAGGTGGCCAGTTTTAAGCTGACGGGCAGGCGGGTCTTCAAAATGGCGCCGATCCATCACCACTATGAACTGAAGGGATGGGCGGAGCCGAAAATCATTGTGCGGTTCTGGATCATTTCGATCATCCTGGCCCTCATGGCCCTGGGAACACTGAAGCTGCGATAA
- a CDS encoding UDP-N-acetylmuramoyl-tripeptide--D-alanyl-D-alanine ligase → MLTTADVLKATGGKLLRGGKDLRFTGVEINSRTIRGGELFVAIRGERFDGHDFSGEALKKGALGRIVREGWAPEAPDPEHASLSEASLIAVPDTLRALQDLAHYHRMQFSLPLVAVTGTNGKTSTKEMIYSILRIGRKTHRSLGNLNNHIGVPLSLFGLGPETRAAVVEFGMSGSGEITRLREIARPNIVVITNVSAAHLMILKNVEEIARAKAEILDDLPEDGWAVLNRDDPRVYALAEKVRGRVITFGIHPSSDVRAAEITSGEGGAVHFRLSYQGEEVAVRLSKPGRHQVGNALAAAAASLVAGVPLPEIQQGLADCTLPGMRWESFLLPGGTEVINDAYNANPASVTAALQTVADLGGNRRNIAVLGDMLELGDFSETAHRTVGRMIAEGPIARLIAVGTQARWIADEAQRCGMDEHHVACCADAREAFDNLVKILETRDRVLIKASRGVGLEKIVEELRNTE, encoded by the coding sequence TTGCTGACGACGGCGGATGTCCTGAAGGCGACGGGCGGAAAGCTCCTCCGGGGAGGGAAGGATCTCCGTTTCACCGGCGTGGAGATCAACTCGAGGACCATCCGGGGCGGTGAACTCTTCGTCGCGATTCGCGGGGAACGTTTTGACGGCCATGATTTTTCCGGGGAGGCCCTGAAGAAGGGGGCACTGGGCCGGATCGTGCGGGAGGGGTGGGCGCCGGAGGCGCCGGACCCGGAGCATGCCTCCCTCAGCGAAGCGAGCCTGATTGCCGTTCCCGACACGCTGCGGGCGCTGCAGGACCTGGCCCATTATCACCGGATGCAGTTTTCGCTCCCCTTGGTGGCGGTCACGGGGACCAACGGCAAGACCTCAACCAAAGAGATGATCTACTCCATCCTCAGGATCGGCCGTAAGACCCACCGTTCCCTGGGGAACCTGAACAATCATATCGGGGTTCCCTTGAGTCTTTTCGGCCTCGGGCCGGAAACCCGGGCGGCGGTAGTGGAATTCGGGATGAGCGGGAGCGGAGAGATTACTCGTCTTCGGGAGATCGCCCGGCCCAACATTGTGGTGATTACCAACGTTTCGGCGGCGCACCTGATGATCCTGAAAAACGTTGAGGAGATTGCCCGGGCCAAGGCGGAGATCCTCGATGATCTTCCCGAAGATGGCTGGGCGGTCCTGAACCGGGACGATCCCAGGGTTTATGCCCTGGCGGAGAAGGTTCGGGGACGGGTGATCACTTTCGGGATCCATCCTTCATCGGATGTAAGGGCGGCGGAGATTACCTCCGGAGAGGGAGGGGCGGTTCATTTTCGACTCTCTTATCAAGGGGAAGAGGTTGCCGTTCGGCTGTCGAAACCGGGACGGCACCAGGTCGGTAACGCTCTGGCTGCGGCCGCCGCCTCGCTGGTTGCAGGAGTCCCACTTCCCGAGATCCAACAAGGGCTTGCTGACTGTACTCTCCCCGGGATGCGGTGGGAATCCTTCCTCCTGCCCGGAGGAACCGAAGTGATCAACGATGCCTACAATGCCAATCCGGCTTCGGTGACGGCGGCCCTGCAGACCGTGGCGGACCTTGGCGGGAACCGGAGAAATATCGCCGTCTTGGGCGACATGCTGGAATTAGGTGACTTCAGTGAAACGGCACACCGGACGGTCGGCCGGATGATCGCCGAAGGTCCGATTGCCCGTCTCATTGCCGTGGGGACGCAGGCCCGATGGATTGCCGACGAGGCGCAACGCTGCGGGATGGATGAACATCATGTGGCATGCTGTGCGGATGCACGGGAAGCCTTTGATAATCTGGTGAAGATCCTGGAAACCCGGGACCGGGTCCTGATCAAGGCCTCCCGGGGAGTGGGGTTGGAAAAGATTGTGGAAGAATTGAGAAATACGGAGTAA
- a CDS encoding UDP-N-acetylmuramoyl-L-alanyl-D-glutamate--2,6-diaminopimelate ligase, with amino-acid sequence MLLVDLLQALPGAEVQGEAEGIEISSIRDDSRQVEPGDLFVAVKGEHTDGHAHIGEAIERGAVAVILQEAKPLERVAAVRVPDTVDALARVSAAFWGYPSRELTTVGITGTNGKTTVSLLIQSILKAAGRPAGLIGTLRYEVGGKTLPAPNTTPRSLQVQQLLHRMKETGMTAAVLEVSSHALAIGRVRECCFDLRVFTNLTRDHLDFHETMENYYHAKAELFTETYVKEETVSLINVDDPWGRRLVQETKGEVRTFALYEKADFQVEQFHNTIDGLTLTVKTPVGTIAIESTLSGSYNVANLLAAVAAGVTLGLPAKILQEGIAGLSVVPGRFEKISGAGFTVVVDYAHTDDALRNLLKTVREVCRGRVITVFGCGGDRDRGKRPLMGAVAARLSDRVIVTSDNPRTEDPGAILGEILTGIGEDRRSAVEVIGDRREAIRQGVSSAEAGDIVVVAGKGHEDYQIIGEKRFHFDDREEVRKVIAQDYGCRFTL; translated from the coding sequence ATGCTGTTAGTGGATCTTCTGCAGGCGCTTCCGGGTGCGGAGGTTCAGGGCGAAGCGGAGGGCATTGAGATCTCTTCCATCCGGGATGACTCCCGGCAGGTGGAGCCGGGCGATCTCTTTGTGGCGGTGAAAGGGGAGCATACCGATGGACATGCACATATCGGGGAAGCGATTGAAAGAGGGGCTGTGGCGGTGATCCTGCAAGAAGCGAAACCTTTAGAGCGCGTTGCCGCCGTCCGTGTCCCTGATACGGTCGATGCCCTGGCCCGGGTTTCCGCGGCTTTCTGGGGATATCCTTCCCGGGAATTGACCACCGTCGGGATTACCGGGACCAACGGGAAAACGACGGTCTCTCTCTTGATCCAGAGCATTCTGAAGGCCGCCGGTCGTCCGGCGGGGTTGATCGGGACGCTTCGTTACGAGGTGGGTGGTAAGACCCTGCCGGCCCCCAATACCACGCCCCGGTCGTTACAGGTGCAGCAGTTGCTCCACCGGATGAAGGAAACGGGGATGACGGCGGCTGTTCTGGAGGTCTCCTCCCATGCCCTGGCGATCGGACGGGTGCGGGAATGTTGTTTTGATCTTCGGGTCTTCACGAACCTGACCCGGGACCACCTGGACTTTCATGAAACCATGGAGAACTACTATCATGCCAAGGCTGAACTTTTCACGGAAACCTATGTCAAGGAAGAGACGGTCTCCCTGATCAATGTTGATGATCCCTGGGGACGTCGGCTGGTGCAGGAGACGAAAGGAGAGGTCCGGACCTTTGCCTTGTACGAGAAGGCGGATTTCCAGGTTGAGCAGTTTCACAATACCATCGATGGCCTGACCCTGACGGTCAAAACGCCGGTCGGTACGATCGCAATCGAATCGACTCTGAGCGGGAGTTACAATGTTGCCAACCTGTTGGCTGCGGTGGCAGCCGGTGTGACTCTCGGTCTTCCGGCGAAGATCCTGCAGGAAGGGATTGCCGGTCTTTCCGTCGTGCCGGGGAGGTTTGAAAAGATTTCCGGGGCGGGTTTTACGGTGGTGGTGGACTATGCCCATACCGACGATGCCCTGCGGAATTTGTTGAAGACGGTTCGGGAAGTCTGCCGGGGTCGGGTGATTACCGTCTTCGGGTGCGGCGGGGACCGGGACCGGGGGAAGCGGCCTCTCATGGGAGCGGTAGCCGCCCGGCTCTCCGACCGGGTGATCGTGACGTCCGATAATCCGAGGACCGAGGACCCCGGCGCCATTCTTGGGGAGATCCTCACCGGGATCGGAGAAGATCGACGATCTGCCGTGGAGGTGATCGGGGACCGTCGGGAGGCGATTCGGCAGGGAGTCTCGTCGGCGGAAGCGGGGGACATCGTGGTCGTGGCCGGGAAGGGGCATGAAGACTACCAGATTATCGGGGAGAAGCGGTTTCATTTTGACGATCGGGAAGAGGTGAGAAAAGTCATTGCACAAGATTACGGATGCAGGTTTACGTTATGA
- a CDS encoding penicillin-binding protein 2, protein MRKKASKDYFPVKAYLVMALFAVGYALVVYRLYALQIRDHRKLRERAEKQQMRIVKIMPKRGTIYDREMRELAISVDTVSLYAVPSQVGNKPAAARILARMTGKRRRRILKSLMKKKQFVWIARKCNPSILKRLGQAGLNGIHALYESKRFYPNRTMAAGVLGIVGMDNEGLEGIEYKYDALLKGKPGYFLASVDAKRRKIMDEGEGFIKPAGANHLVLTLDRVIQHIAEEELKNAVEENQALSGTAVMIRPQTGEILAMASYPGFDPNKFCEASARDRRNLAIQENFEPGSTFKLVTLAAALDRGVIHPKDIFYCENGAYRFRTTIYHDTHEYGWLTVRQILQRSSNIGAIKIGEHLDEKDFYRYITDFGFGKKTGIDLPGEANGMVRPTKEWSGLSEASLSMGQELSVTALQVVSAVATIANEGVRMQPYVVSRVIDEDRNVVRKFPPQVRRRVISRQTADFLIRCMEAVVSEGGTAPKAGVPGFRVAGKTGTAQKFDPELGRYSRKDYIGSFVGFVPVDRPEFALIVVVNEPHGRYYYGGLVAAPAFRRIAERTLRYLRVVPPQSPEWVLTRCNNRKATLAQVNGSG, encoded by the coding sequence ATGAGAAAAAAAGCCTCGAAAGATTATTTTCCAGTCAAGGCGTATCTCGTGATGGCTCTCTTTGCCGTCGGATATGCCCTGGTGGTCTATCGTCTTTACGCTCTCCAGATTCGCGATCACCGGAAGTTACGGGAACGGGCGGAGAAACAGCAGATGCGAATTGTCAAGATCATGCCCAAGCGGGGTACGATCTACGACCGGGAGATGCGGGAACTGGCCATCAGTGTGGATACGGTTTCCCTCTATGCCGTTCCATCGCAGGTCGGGAACAAGCCGGCCGCCGCCCGGATCCTGGCGCGTATGACCGGGAAGCGCCGCCGTCGGATCCTGAAAAGCCTGATGAAGAAGAAACAGTTTGTATGGATCGCCCGGAAATGTAACCCCTCCATTCTGAAAAGATTGGGGCAGGCCGGCCTCAACGGAATTCATGCCCTCTATGAAAGCAAGCGGTTTTATCCCAACCGCACGATGGCCGCAGGCGTCCTCGGGATTGTCGGGATGGACAATGAAGGTCTCGAAGGGATCGAATACAAGTATGATGCCCTTCTCAAGGGGAAACCGGGATACTTTCTGGCCAGTGTGGATGCCAAGCGGCGGAAGATCATGGATGAAGGGGAAGGATTTATCAAACCTGCAGGGGCGAATCACCTGGTCCTGACCCTCGACCGGGTGATCCAGCACATTGCGGAGGAGGAACTGAAAAATGCCGTCGAAGAGAACCAGGCCCTCTCCGGGACGGCGGTGATGATCCGTCCGCAAACCGGCGAGATCCTCGCCATGGCGAGCTATCCCGGGTTCGACCCGAACAAGTTTTGTGAAGCTTCTGCCCGGGATCGCAGAAATCTGGCGATCCAGGAAAACTTCGAGCCCGGTTCCACCTTTAAACTTGTGACACTGGCTGCCGCTCTCGACCGGGGTGTGATTCATCCGAAGGATATCTTTTACTGCGAAAACGGCGCCTATCGGTTCCGTACCACCATCTATCATGATACCCATGAATATGGATGGCTCACCGTCCGGCAGATCCTCCAGCGGAGCAGTAACATCGGAGCGATCAAGATCGGAGAACATCTTGATGAAAAGGATTTTTACCGTTACATCACCGACTTCGGTTTCGGGAAGAAGACCGGGATCGATCTCCCCGGCGAGGCAAACGGCATGGTGCGTCCCACGAAAGAGTGGTCGGGACTCTCCGAGGCCTCGCTTTCCATGGGGCAGGAGCTTTCGGTGACGGCGCTCCAGGTTGTTTCCGCCGTGGCCACCATTGCCAACGAAGGGGTCCGGATGCAGCCCTATGTGGTTTCACGGGTGATCGACGAGGACCGAAACGTCGTGCGGAAATTCCCTCCCCAGGTTCGTCGGCGGGTGATCTCGCGTCAGACGGCGGATTTCCTCATCCGGTGTATGGAGGCGGTGGTCTCGGAAGGGGGGACGGCGCCGAAAGCCGGGGTTCCGGGATTCCGGGTGGCCGGGAAGACGGGGACGGCCCAGAAATTCGATCCCGAACTGGGACGGTATTCCCGGAAGGATTATATCGGCTCCTTTGTCGGTTTTGTCCCGGTCGACCGGCCGGAATTCGCACTGATCGTCGTGGTGAATGAACCTCATGGAAGATACTACTACGGCGGCCTTGTGGCGGCGCCGGCTTTTCGGCGGATTGCGGAACGGACCCTCCGTTACCTCCGGGTGGTCCCGCCGCAATCACCGGAATGGGTCCTGACTCGGTGCAACAACCGGAAGGCAACCTTGGCACAGGTCAATGGGAGCGGGTGA